The following are from one region of the Novosphingobium humi genome:
- a CDS encoding amidase, with the protein MRLYWIAWALAAQTAQAATRVEEVPLWEISAQLERGTVSSEAVTGAYLERIAAMDRKGPQLRAIIAINPDAIAQARASDARRRAGKALGPLDGVPILIKDNIETQDPIATTAGSLALRDNVGGRDAPVVARLRAGGAVILAKTNLSEWANIRSTHSISGWSAVGGQVRNPYALDRSPCGSSSGTGAGVAASFGAGGLGTETDGSVVCPSSVNGLVGLKPTVGLVSRHHIVPISHSQDTPGPMARSVRDVAMMLSAMAGSDPADPATTEADAHKQDYAAPLEHASLKGVRVAYYRPTMGAALGARFAAALDVLKAQGAELIEVARPNLDGLGAAEQEVLRSELKADLNTYLAGATAAVKLRRLADIIAFNRANAEAEMPLFAQESFEEAEETRGIADPEYLGARAKSVRLAAKEGLEVMLAKADILVQPTTGPAWLIDPIYTDQGRGPSASGLPAVSGYPHLTVPMGLVGGLPVGLSFIARPYEEGKLLGAGYVYEQAARARVAPTYRASVDAGAAFKGAVEK; encoded by the coding sequence ATGAGGCTTTACTGGATCGCATGGGCATTGGCGGCGCAGACGGCACAGGCCGCAACCAGAGTGGAGGAAGTGCCGCTCTGGGAAATCTCGGCCCAATTGGAGCGGGGCACGGTCAGCAGCGAGGCGGTGACGGGCGCGTATCTGGAGCGCATCGCCGCGATGGATCGCAAGGGGCCGCAATTGCGCGCGATTATCGCCATCAACCCCGACGCCATAGCGCAGGCCCGGGCTTCGGATGCGCGGCGGCGGGCGGGCAAGGCGCTGGGGCCATTGGATGGCGTGCCGATCCTGATCAAGGACAATATCGAGACGCAGGACCCCATCGCCACCACGGCGGGCAGTCTGGCGCTGCGCGACAATGTGGGCGGGCGCGATGCGCCGGTGGTGGCGCGGCTGCGCGCGGGCGGGGCGGTGATCCTGGCCAAGACCAATCTGTCGGAATGGGCCAATATCCGCTCGACCCATTCGATTTCCGGGTGGAGTGCGGTTGGAGGACAGGTGCGCAACCCCTATGCGCTGGACCGCAGCCCATGTGGATCATCCAGCGGCACAGGGGCGGGCGTGGCGGCCAGTTTTGGCGCGGGCGGACTGGGGACGGAGACGGATGGCTCGGTGGTCTGCCCCTCCTCGGTGAACGGTCTGGTGGGGCTTAAACCTACGGTGGGGCTGGTCAGCCGCCACCATATCGTGCCGATCAGCCACAGTCAGGACACGCCCGGCCCGATGGCACGCAGCGTGCGCGATGTGGCCATGATGCTCTCGGCCATGGCGGGGAGCGATCCGGCCGATCCCGCCACGACGGAGGCCGATGCCCACAAACAGGATTATGCCGCCCCGCTGGAACACGCCAGCCTGAAGGGCGTGCGCGTGGCCTATTATCGCCCGACGATGGGTGCGGCTCTGGGCGCGCGATTTGCCGCCGCGCTCGATGTGCTCAAGGCGCAGGGGGCCGAATTGATCGAGGTGGCGCGGCCCAACCTCGACGGCCTTGGCGCGGCTGAGCAGGAGGTGTTGCGCAGCGAGTTGAAGGCCGATCTCAACACCTATCTGGCCGGGGCCACGGCGGCGGTCAAATTGCGCAGGCTGGCCGACATCATTGCCTTTAACCGTGCCAATGCCGAGGCCGAAATGCCCCTGTTCGCGCAGGAAAGCTTTGAGGAGGCCGAGGAAACACGCGGCATTGCCGATCCGGAATATCTGGGCGCGCGGGCCAAATCCGTGCGTCTGGCGGCCAAAGAAGGGCTCGAAGTGATGCTGGCCAAGGCCGATATTCTGGTCCAGCCCACCACGGGCCCGGCGTGGCTGATCGACCCCATCTATACCGATCAGGGGCGCGGACCTTCGGCCAGCGGCCTGCCCGCTGTGTCGGGCTATCCGCATCTCACTGTGCCGATGGGGCTGGTGGGGGGATTGCCGGTGGGCCTGTCCTTTATCGCGCGGCCCTATGAGGAGGGCAAATTACTGGGCGCGGGCTATGTCTATGAACAGGCGGCGCGGGCGCGGGTTGCGCCGACTTATCGCGCCAGCGTCGATGCCGGGGCGGCGTTCAAGGGCGCGGTGGAAAAGTAA
- the adhP gene encoding alcohol dehydrogenase AdhP: MPATMRAAVVREFGAPLTIEQWPVPTPARGEVLVKLVATGVCHTDLHAAHGDWPVKPTLPFIPGHEGVGHVVALGEGVDDLAIGDAVGVPWLHDACGQCEFCQTGWETLCEKQHNTGYSVNGTYAEYVTAPAAFVGRLPADVDLVPLAPILCAGVTTYKGLKETEARPGQWVAISGVGGLGHVAVQYAKAMGLKVVGVDVGQDKLDLALELGADLAVNALDADAAARVVEATGGGVHGVLVTAVSVPAFEQALAMVRRKGTVALVGLPPGAFPTPIFDVVLKRITVRGSIVGTRRDLAEAIAFAAEGKVRSTIQTARLDDINAVFDKMIAGKIEGRIVLTL; this comes from the coding sequence ATTCCCGCCACCATGCGCGCGGCGGTCGTCCGCGAATTCGGGGCGCCGCTCACCATCGAGCAATGGCCCGTGCCCACCCCCGCACGGGGCGAGGTGTTGGTGAAACTGGTGGCCACGGGCGTGTGCCATACCGATCTGCATGCCGCCCATGGCGACTGGCCGGTCAAACCGACCTTGCCTTTCATTCCCGGCCACGAGGGCGTGGGCCATGTCGTCGCCCTTGGCGAAGGAGTGGATGATCTGGCGATCGGCGATGCGGTGGGCGTGCCATGGCTGCACGATGCCTGCGGCCAATGCGAATTTTGCCAGACGGGCTGGGAAACCCTGTGCGAAAAGCAGCATAACACCGGTTATTCGGTCAATGGCACCTATGCCGAATATGTGACGGCGCCCGCCGCCTTTGTCGGGCGCCTGCCTGCTGACGTGGATTTGGTCCCGCTGGCCCCGATCCTTTGCGCGGGCGTGACCACCTATAAGGGCCTGAAGGAAACCGAGGCCCGGCCCGGACAGTGGGTGGCGATTTCGGGCGTGGGCGGGCTTGGCCATGTCGCCGTGCAATATGCCAAGGCGATGGGGCTGAAAGTCGTGGGCGTCGATGTGGGGCAGGACAAGCTCGACCTTGCGCTTGAACTGGGCGCGGATCTGGCGGTCAACGCGCTGGACGCCGATGCCGCCGCCCGCGTGGTCGAGGCCACAGGCGGGGGCGTGCATGGCGTGCTGGTGACGGCCGTGTCGGTCCCGGCCTTTGAACAGGCGCTGGCCATGGTGCGCCGCAAGGGGACAGTGGCGCTGGTGGGTCTGCCGCCGGGCGCGTTCCCCACGCCGATCTTTGACGTCGTGCTGAAACGCATCACCGTGCGCGGCTCGATCGTGGGCACGCGGCGCGATCTGGCCGAGGCAATTGCCTTTGCCGCCGAGGGCAAGGTGAGAAGCACGATCCAGACCGCCCGGCTGGACGACATCAACGCCGTGTTTGACAAGATGATCGCGGGCAAGATCGAGGGGCGCATCGTTCTCACTCTCTGA
- a CDS encoding MFS transporter — MTERVPFAGMRRGSAEYRRASLALFLAGNATFSLLYCVQPLLPEFAREFALAPAGASLALSLTSGALAVAVFLAGAIGQAMPRRSLMLGSLIAASLLNLLAGAATHWPWLVAARLLEGVALGGVPAVAMAYIAEEMHPADLVKAMGLYVAGTAFGGMMGRFATGWFTQFGSWRIALGAMGALGLAAALGFGLLLPPSRRFVPQQGLGWAHHRAVWWRLMQDNGLLRLFFIAFALMSVFVTLFNYVGFRLVRPPFSLGHGAMSAIFLTYISGIFSSSVTGHMTEAWGRRPVLAMGLAAMLIGALLTLSGALGLIVPGILLLTLGFFSAHAAASGWVGQWAGADKGHAASLYLLFYYLGAGITGTAGGWFYQHWQWPGVVALTGGICAAGLGVALSLRPR; from the coding sequence ATGACTGAACGGGTCCCTTTTGCCGGAATGCGCCGGGGCAGCGCCGAATATCGCCGGGCCAGCCTCGCACTGTTTCTGGCGGGCAATGCCACTTTCTCGCTGCTCTATTGCGTCCAGCCGCTGCTGCCCGAATTCGCGCGCGAATTTGCGTTGGCCCCGGCGGGGGCTTCGCTGGCTTTGTCGTTGACCTCGGGGGCGCTGGCCGTGGCGGTGTTTCTGGCGGGCGCGATCGGTCAGGCGATGCCGCGCCGCTCCTTGATGCTCGGCTCGCTGATCGCGGCCAGCCTGCTCAATCTGTTGGCGGGGGCGGCCACGCATTGGCCATGGCTGGTGGCGGCGCGTCTGCTCGAAGGGGTGGCGCTGGGGGGCGTTCCGGCCGTCGCCATGGCCTATATCGCCGAGGAAATGCACCCTGCCGATCTGGTCAAGGCCATGGGGCTGTATGTCGCGGGCACGGCCTTTGGCGGGATGATGGGCCGTTTTGCCACGGGATGGTTCACGCAGTTCGGCTCATGGCGCATTGCGCTGGGGGCGATGGGCGCTCTGGGGCTGGCGGCGGCGCTGGGTTTTGGCCTGCTTCTGCCGCCCTCGCGCCGGTTTGTGCCCCAGCAGGGGCTGGGCTGGGCGCATCATCGGGCGGTGTGGTGGCGGCTGATGCAGGATAATGGGCTGCTGCGCCTGTTCTTCATCGCCTTCGCGCTGATGAGCGTCTTTGTCACCTTGTTCAACTATGTCGGCTTTCGCCTTGTTCGCCCACCCTTTTCGCTGGGTCATGGCGCGATGAGCGCGATCTTTCTGACCTATATTTCGGGCATTTTCTCCTCATCCGTCACCGGGCATATGACCGAGGCATGGGGGCGACGACCGGTGCTGGCCATGGGGCTGGCGGCGATGCTGATCGGGGCGCTGCTGACGCTTTCAGGCGCGCTGGGGCTGATCGTGCCGGGCATTCTGCTGCTGACGCTGGGCTTTTTCTCGGCCCATGCGGCGGCCAGCGGCTGGGTGGGCCAATGGGCGGGGGCGGACAAGGGCCATGCCGCTTCGCTCTATCTGTTGTTCTATTACCTTGGCGCCGGGATCACCGGCACGGCTGGCGGCTGGTTCTATCAGCACTGGCAATGGCCCGGCGTGGTGGCGCTGACGGGCGGGATTTGCGCGGCGGGGCTGGGCGTCGCGCTATCCCTTCGCCCGCGTTAA
- a CDS encoding NAD(P)/FAD-dependent oxidoreductase — MKATPEIHDAIVLGAGAAGLFCAAQAAQRGARVVVVDHAPEPGRKILISGGGRCNFTNIHASHERYLSANRHFARSALSRYTPADFLELVQRYGIAWHEKTLGQLFCDGSAREILAMLVEECRIGGAEIACGLSLGEVSHADGLFHVRAGGRLLTARHLVIATGGPSIPKMGASGIAYDLARQFGLKVVQPRPALVPLTLPGDEALFRELSGVATPVEARVSDGPWGKAAFREAALFTHRGLSGPAILQISSYWQRGVPLGINFLPDLAPGWMVEAKKANPKAALRRVLGAHLPDRLAAALAERLGITGDLGNLSDKALRAAEAQMADWRFNPDGSEGYAKAEVTAGGIATAGLSQKTMEANSVPGLYAIGEAVDVTGWLGGYNFQWAWASGHAAGVAIAQKD; from the coding sequence ATGAAGGCGACACCGGAAATTCATGATGCCATCGTGCTGGGCGCAGGCGCGGCTGGGCTGTTTTGCGCCGCGCAGGCGGCACAGCGCGGGGCGCGGGTGGTCGTGGTCGATCATGCGCCCGAACCGGGGCGCAAGATCCTGATTTCGGGCGGCGGGCGCTGCAATTTCACCAATATCCACGCCAGCCATGAACGCTATCTCTCGGCCAACCGGCATTTCGCGCGTTCGGCCCTGTCGCGCTATACGCCTGCCGATTTCCTCGAACTGGTTCAGCGTTATGGCATCGCGTGGCATGAAAAGACGCTGGGGCAATTGTTCTGCGATGGTTCGGCGCGCGAGATTTTGGCGATGCTGGTCGAGGAATGCCGCATCGGGGGCGCCGAGATCGCCTGTGGGCTTTCGCTGGGCGAGGTCAGCCATGCCGACGGCTTGTTCCATGTGCGGGCCGGGGGCCGGTTGCTGACGGCGCGCCATCTGGTGATCGCCACGGGCGGGCCTTCGATCCCCAAGATGGGGGCCAGCGGCATTGCCTATGATCTGGCGCGGCAATTTGGGCTGAAGGTCGTGCAGCCGCGCCCCGCGCTGGTGCCGCTGACCTTGCCGGGCGATGAGGCGCTGTTCCGCGAATTGTCGGGCGTGGCCACCCCGGTCGAGGCGCGGGTGAGCGATGGGCCATGGGGCAAGGCGGCCTTCCGCGAGGCGGCGCTTTTCACCCATCGCGGGCTGTCGGGTCCGGCGATTCTGCAAATCTCCTCCTATTGGCAGCGCGGCGTGCCGCTTGGCATCAATTTCCTGCCCGATCTGGCGCCCGGCTGGATGGTCGAGGCCAAGAAGGCCAATCCCAAGGCTGCCTTGCGCCGCGTGTTGGGCGCGCATTTGCCCGATCGCCTGGCGGCGGCGCTGGCCGAAAGGCTGGGGATCACGGGCGATCTGGGCAATCTGTCGGACAAGGCGTTGCGCGCGGCCGAGGCCCAAATGGCCGACTGGCGTTTCAATCCCGATGGCAGCGAAGGCTATGCCAAGGCCGAAGTGACCGCAGGCGGCATCGCCACCGCCGGCCTGTCGCAAAAGACGATGGAGGCCAATTCCGTGCCGGGCCTCTATGCCATTGGCGAGGCGGTGGATGTGACGGGCTGGCTGGGCGGCTATAATTTTCAATGGGCATGGGCCAGCGGCCATGCCGCCGGGGTGGCCATAGCCCAGAAGGATTGA
- a CDS encoding PAS domain-containing protein, with amino-acid sequence MLPDEMIQHSPIAAVVSDPRLPDNPIIACNQAFIDLTGFAREEIIGRNCRFLRGPDTEDELTETLRRAIHNRQPALVEIRNYKKDGTPFRNAVMIAPVFDAEGHVEYFLGSQVEVTEQGAHSSDLAREQAMERVNTLPPRQRQILIEMAHGKLNKQVAWELGLSERTIKMHRSAMFKTLGVRSSAEAIRVAVEAGL; translated from the coding sequence ATGTTGCCCGACGAGATGATCCAGCACAGCCCCATCGCCGCCGTCGTGAGCGATCCCCGGCTGCCCGACAATCCGATTATCGCCTGCAATCAGGCCTTTATCGACCTTACCGGCTTTGCCCGCGAGGAAATCATTGGGCGCAACTGCCGCTTTCTGCGCGGGCCGGATACAGAGGATGAACTGACCGAAACGCTGCGCCGCGCGATCCACAATCGCCAGCCCGCGCTGGTCGAAATCCGCAATTACAAAAAAGACGGCACCCCTTTCCGCAATGCCGTGATGATCGCGCCCGTGTTCGATGCCGAAGGCCATGTCGAGTATTTCCTCGGCTCGCAGGTCGAGGTGACGGAACAGGGCGCGCACAGCAGCGATCTGGCCCGCGAACAGGCGATGGAGCGCGTCAACACCCTGCCCCCGCGCCAGCGCCAGATCCTGATCGAAATGGCCCATGGCAAGCTGAACAAGCAGGTGGCGTGGGAATTGGGCCTGTCAGAGCGCACGATCAAGATGCACCGCTCGGCCATGTTCAAGACGCTGGGCGTGCGATCCAGCGCCGAGGCGATCCGCGTGGCGGTTGAGGCGGGGCTTTAA